The DNA segment atcACTAATGCTttcaaaattgtttttttttttgtcacacAATTGTTAAGTCATACTTGTTTTAgttggtataataataattttagtccttagtttttatattttttcaacTTGACTCtgcttttatataaaattataaaaactcaaattatttataaaatagaaaatatatagaaaaattatagaaaaataaaatattgaatatGTTGTTTCATAAGTAAATTGTatgagaaataaagaaaataatcaTTCAATAACATccaataacaaattaaaataaaaaaaacaaaaataaaagttaGATTATTAATTATATGTTTCCTAATATTTCTAAACTAAATTAGTAGTATTATCAAGTTGAGTTTCATGCCCTTGAAGAACATCTAGAactgatatttcaaatacttatGAAATTGACCTTGCCATATTTTTAGTTAAAAGAATagaaaatataccataatttttctttttcaaactcAATTCACAATTTCATTACATTTTTTTCAAAACCCAAATTGTAAAAAGAAATTATATTCAGAATTTTATCTTTTCTTATAATGTAAAAGCTATGTCAAGTAATTGAAGAGGTAAAAAGCATAGAACAAATATATTTGCTTAATATTTTTTTCTATGTTTGTTTTTATAATGAGTATTGAATATTTCAATATAGATAACATAGAGAATTTTTGCAgggtttaaaataattttcctaattttctcactttatttatttttaaaatttttatttacttttatttttttaattttataatattctaaaattttaaaaatgatttcaACTTTTACCATTTTATGTATTATCAAAATCAAAttgaaagtataaaaattaaagactaaaattattattaaatcaattcaaaatttcCACTTAACAGTTGAGTgacaaaaaataattatttcaaaaacATTAGTGGTAAAATTATAAGCTTTTTTAATTGAGTGACTGAAACAAAAATTAGCAATAGTTGGTGAACATCCACaactcataaataagaggataatgcatTTCAGTATACTTAAACCCACATATTTTTACATTGACAACAATACCCATACCAATGAAGCTAAGATTCcatgataattatatatattttttgttataCCTAATCCAAGTCATTTACTAGTATATTAGACATTCTTATACCCTAGTTTCCCATACTTTcccatgatgatgatgatgatgatgatgatgttacAATTGAGCACCAAGATCACTGTAATACTTGTTAGTATTGTCCAGAATGAATGGAAAGGACATTTCCATGGATTTTAGACCTCATATCTATCTTTCAAATTTTAAGAGCAGATTAAAGGTTTTATTATCAAGTAGAAATGTCAGTATCAAATACCCAAAATGCCAACTAATAATGGCAGAcagaaaaactaaaagaaaagatGGGATTTCTTACCACAGAAGTGAATGCCTCATAATTTTGCCTGTTTTTATCTTCACTTTCTTCCTTTTTGGCTTTTGTACCCAcaacattctttcttcttcactgTTTTTATCAAGCATCCAGTCAAGGTAATTTTCTTTCATTTGCTTAATCCATGACATGCTTTTCTTTGCTTAATTCATGACTTTGCAATGATTGTTTCTGATTATCTGCTACTCTTATAGCAGCTAGCTTTGTAAGAAGTCAACTTCACTGCTTCATTTTCAGTTCTATTCTCTCAACACTTTTCAGCCACTAAGTCAGGTAATAAGATCTGAAGCTATGATTTCCTCTACTGATTATCAACAGTTTTAGATTTTAAGACAAGATGATGAGCAGACATAATCTACTATAGATTGAAATTAATACAGAAAGAGCTACCCAGAAGCAATGTAATGTTGAAATCTCAAACTGTTAACGTTTTAGCTCTTAATATTCTGTAATGAACTGTTGCACACTTGAATCTAGCATTTTATATACATTGAGAGCTTAATTCTGGTGACCATTTCATCATGTTTCTGTCTGCCACCCATCCATAGGTCCATCTAATAAACGCCATTGCTTGAAACTTGCATTCATGTTTTCTTTTTCATGCTTACACTGACATATCAATAGTTCATAAAATATCCAATACATTCACAGATTTTCATTCTCTGCTACTGTTATAAATGATTGCATTGCAGGGACATAGCAATGGAGTACGTAGAGCCTGTTGTTGGCATTGCAAATTGTCTCGGCACTCCTGTTTGTAAATATTTGCAATATCACAGAAAGCTGAACGATTATGTGAGAAACTTCAAGAGGATCAGAGATGAATTGAATTGCAAAATGTAAGATATAGAGCTGCAATTGAAAGCAGAGCTTCTTCGTCCTCTGGGGAAGATACCAAAGAAGGGAGTTGAAAATTGGTTGAAAGATGTGAAAGAGATGATTAGGGAAGCACAAGTTGTTGAAACCAAAGTCAGGAACGGGAGATATCTCTGTCGTGCTTGCAACGGGAAGCTGGTTTATGAAAAGACTCGAGaaatgaaggaatttcttgataaagcTCCTAATGCCTCTGAAGCTCTTGCCATAGATGGTCCAAGTGGTGGGTTGCCGCTGCCAACATCAGAACTAGTTGGAGAGGAAGCTATCAGAAATGAGATTTGGGCATGTTTGATGCAGGATGAGGTGAGCAAGATTGGAGTTTGGGGGATGGGCGGTGTGGGTAAAACCACTATCATGAAGCACATCCACAATGATCTTTTGAAAAAGCAAAGATTCGAAAGGGTAATCTGGATTACCGTATCAAAGGAGTTCAATGTAATGAAAGTACAAGATAATATTGCAAGTGCGTTGGAGTCGAAGGAATATTTAGACAAAGAAGAGGACAAGCTCAGACGAGCAGCAATCTTGTCAGAAATTCTGAAGAACGCAGGAAAGCATGTTCTAATCCTAGATGATATGTGGGATAAAGTCTCTCTAGAGGAAGTTGGGATCCTCAAGCCAAGTGGCGGCAATGGCTGCAAGTTGGTGTTGACAACCTGTTCGGAGCATGTCTGTAAGTATATGGGTTGTAAGGTGATAAAAGTGAAGCCCCTTTCAGAAGAAGAGGCATTGATACTTTTCTTGAATAAAGTTGGACCTAACATAGTTCAAAGTCCAACTATAATGCCAACTCTGAAGATTGTTGTCAGGGAATGTGCGGGTCTACCTCTAACAATTGTTGTGGTAGCTGGTACCATGAAAGGAGAATATAACCCTCGTATTTGGAAAAATGCACTCAAAGATTTGAAAGAGAGAATAGGGAAAGTGGAAGGAGTGGAAGCTGAGGTAATCGAGCGCTTGAAATTTAGTTTCGATCACTTGAAAGATGAGAAAGTAAAAGATTGCTTCTTGTATTATGCATTATATCCTGAAGATTTTGAAATTCTTAAGGTTGAACTAATCGATTGTTGGATTGATGAGATATTCATAGGCGATATGGATACAAGACAAGAAATGGAAGATAAAGGCCTTACTATTTTGAAAATGTTGGAAGATAACTGCTTGTTGGAAAATAGTACCACTGAATTTGGTTCTGTCTTTTTAAAGATGCATGATGCAGTGAGAGACATGGCATTGTCGATCACAAGAATGAATCCTCGATATATAGTACAAGCAGGCTTGCAATTAGAAGAGTTACCAGAAAAGGAGCAATGGAGTTCGGAAATTGAGAAAGTGTCAATTATGTGTAACTCCATATCAGAAATTTCCATAGATGTGCTACCTACAAAATGCCAACTGCTCACAACCTTGTTATTGCAGAACAACCCTATAAAGAatatctcaatttctttttcacaaacatgCTTTGTCTTAGTGTTCTCAATTTGTCCTCTACGAAGATCAAGAGTTTACCAAATTCCATCTCTGAACTAAAAAACCTCACAACATTGTTGCTTTGTGGTTGTAAAGAATTAAGAGATCTACCATGTCTTTCGATGCTTCAAGAATTGAAGAAGTTGGGTCTTCGTTGGACTAAAATTGAGGAAGTACCTGAAGGCATGGATATGCTGATAAAGCTAAGATATCTTGATCTTAAAGTGTGGACTCTGAAAGAGATACCCGCTGGACTTTTACCAAAACTCGTTCACCTTCAGCACTTGAGTTTTTATGTGAGAAATGAAAAAACAAGTCTAAAAGCAGAGGAGATGGAACCATTGAAGAAGTTGGAGTGCTGGACCGGACGTTTCGAAGACATCAATGAATTCAATAAGTTCACCTCCTCAATGCAACAAAGTAAGAAAAATCTCATCAAGTACTATTTACAGGTGGGCTCATATAATGTGGGTTGTGGAAGGGATAAAGCAGTAACAATTGGAGGAGTCCAGAATTGGGAAGGTAAATTAATTATGCACCCAATTGAAATTCAATAGTTGAATATTTTAAAGTGCGACTATTTGAGAAGCTTAGTCGATGATAATTCTTCCTTCAAAATTGCGATTGACTTGAGGGTTTGTAGGATTTATGAGTGTGAAGGGATAGAGTGTGTTGTTTCCTTGTCCTCTTTTGCCTCTTCTTCTGCTCATCCATTTCAGAGCCTCGAGGTGTTGAATCTTCATGCTCTGCCAAAGTTGAGTGCCCTTATTATCAAAGATGAAGTAATTGGTTCAGCAACAACATCAACATCGGCTCCTCGCCACCTTTTCCCATCTTAATCAAATTTATGTATACAGATGCTCAACTATGAAGACGTTGCTTCCACATTGGTTGCTTCAAACCTCCAACACGGAAGAAATTTGGGTGCAAGAATGTGATGAGTTAGTAGAAATATTGGGAGCAGCAATATCAGAAGTTGAAGAAAAAGGGGGTGATGCATTAATCAAATTCCATCTTCCCAAATTGAGAGTTTTGAAATTGTTTGGATTACCAAATTTGAAGAGCATTTGCAGCAAAAGTGGAGTGATGGTTTGTGATTCTCTCTAGGATATCAATGCTTATAATTGTGATGAACTGAAGAGAATTCCTCCATTTGTTCCCCTTGTTGGCAATGGGCAGCCATTTGCATATGCTCCACCTTCTCTTACCATCTTCTCAAGCATAGAATGGTGGGAATTGTTGGAGTGGGATGACCATCCAAACTTTAACAAATGCTCTTCGCTTCAACCCCTTTGGAGGATAAGAGGTATGAACCATTTAtggttttgttaattttttctTATTTGATAAACCTAATTTCTccatattaataaaatttgaagTATATAAAAGGAATGATGGAAGGAAGAGGTTAAGAGCATGGAGATTGAGAGGCAAAGGTAAATAAGAAATTAAAGCGCCTCCACTCTTTAAACATTTTCCTCTTTTACCATTCCTTCTATTGTGTTATTCttcactaatatatatatatatgtacttcCTAAAATAACCTTCTGAAttttcatatttataattataacaGTTAAGTTATAAACTTATTTTGATATTATgatattgtagcaccccaaaccacCTTGAAGTTATGGGgatcggcatgccacatcaaaagcgtaaaaaatttccattctaagtccaaaaatcgtacttgatgttcaaaagattaattcattaagggttaaagtgaatggaagcatgcatcggtaggaaaccagaaaagaggtggtgagtccatcgatttgcttaagtaccaagctccattcggatccaatcctgacatgcataccgccattgccacaccttaacgtcatggatatttctaggaaaccgatttgattaagtcattttaggaaaagtaattaattttggaaaatactttcattgcggaagctttgcttgttgtcgtgttatttcgaaatcaactgttgtttttgaaaacgcgccttaaagctatccaatttcaacagttaaaataagtattgcctatcttagtaatacatattaaaaaaaccatcaaaaataaataagcggccttattacatttaaaaacccaaaacttcaaacgtaaataaaaggatgtccagttcaccagaagaaaatcaaactttcagaataggtggccacttcgaattccctcacagctccaagcccactatggttggggattacctgcgtggatgaaaataaaaggggtgagtttggggaaactcagtgtgtaaatgaacccaaccatagcctatatcagcttaaaccacagaaatagaataagttggccttagcccagaacagaattcaaaataaagcccataggcccataacagaacagaacatatattacatgtttatgcagaaacccaaccatatccaaccgtatacacccttGTACCAACCTTACAtcgtgtgggagacaactcgacccacccaaccgcatacacaccacgaatttgcagcatggctgctgaGCAGAATAATGTGACGAGTCACCGATACTGAATAATT comes from the Gossypium arboreum isolate Shixiya-1 unplaced genomic scaffold, ASM2569848v2 Contig00802, whole genome shotgun sequence genome and includes:
- the LOC108451041 gene encoding probable disease resistance protein At1g61300, whose translation is MIREAQVVETKVRNGRYLCRACNGKLVYEKTREMKEFLDKAPNASEALAIDGPSGGLPLPTSELVGEEAIRNEIWACLMQDEVSKIGVWGMGGVGKTTIMKHIHNDLLKKQRFERVIWITVSKEFNVMKVQDNIASALESKEYLDKEEDKLRRAAILSEILKNAGKHVLILDDMWDKVSLEEVGILKPSGGNGCKLVLTTCSEHVCKYMGCKVIKVKPLSEEEALILFLNKVGPNIVQSPTIMPTLKIVVRECAGLPLTIVVVAGTMKGEYNPRIWKNALKDLKERIGKVEGVEAEVIERLKFSFDHLKDEKVKDCFLYYALYPEDFEILKVELIDCWIDEIFIGDMDTRQEMEDKGLTILKMLEDNCLLENSTTEFGSVFLKMHDAVRDMALSITRMNPRYIVQAGLQLEELPEKEQWSSEIEKVSIMCNSISEISIDVLPTKCQLLTTLLLQNNPIKNISISFSQTCFVLVFSICPLRRSRVYQIPSLN